The proteins below come from a single Piscinibacter gummiphilus genomic window:
- a CDS encoding thermostable hemolysin, which yields MHARRLHHASNETHTCRLELHAPASPRRAAVEALIRNVYDRRYGAQPPAFTPVLASLSGAHGVVAAAGYRAARDEPLFLERYLGRPIEHCLPQTAGEHVPRAQIVEVGHLATTRAGEGRRLIHCLTQHLVDEGYTWVVSTVTRELRALFLRLGITPLALGAADPHKLGDERHHWGRYYEHEPVILAGHLPQAISRLDGAHRRSASDEPLPFFTPEGQP from the coding sequence ATGCATGCGCGACGCTTACACCACGCTTCAAACGAGACGCACACCTGCCGTCTGGAACTGCACGCACCGGCCTCACCGCGACGCGCGGCGGTGGAGGCCCTGATCCGCAACGTGTACGACCGCCGCTACGGCGCGCAGCCGCCGGCCTTCACGCCGGTGCTGGCGAGCCTGTCGGGCGCGCACGGCGTGGTGGCCGCAGCCGGCTACCGCGCAGCACGCGACGAGCCGCTCTTCCTCGAACGCTACCTCGGCCGACCCATCGAACATTGCCTGCCCCAGACAGCCGGCGAGCACGTGCCCCGCGCGCAGATCGTGGAAGTGGGGCACCTTGCCACCACGCGTGCCGGAGAAGGGCGCCGCCTCATCCACTGCCTCACCCAGCACCTGGTGGACGAGGGCTACACCTGGGTGGTGAGCACCGTCACGCGCGAGTTGCGGGCGCTCTTCCTGCGCCTGGGCATCACGCCGCTTGCGCTCGGTGCCGCCGACCCGCACAAGCTCGGTGACGAGCGCCACCACTGGGGCCGCTACTACGAACACGAGCCGGTGATCCTCGCCGGCCACCTGCCGCAGGCGATCAGCCGGCTCGACGGGGCGCACCGTCGAAGCGCCTCCGACGAGCCGCTGCCATTCTTCACGCCGGAGGGCCAGCCATGA
- a CDS encoding AMP-binding protein: MNVGADHWALEDERVRWTGAQLDEAIAACAAQLQARSIEGRLATLLDNSAAWVVLDRACVRTGLVHVPLPAFFTPEQVQHALVTAGVGTLVTEVDAEAADTFAVAGRHLRLARHAAAAVPLPAGTAKVTFTSGTTGAPKGVCLSEAAMQRVGLGLAERLQPLGITRHLCALPLPVLLENIAGVLAPFAAGATCIVRPLRELGLTGSSSFDPAAFDRAVRLHQPHSLVLLPQMLRAWAGWLHATRQRAPEALRFVAVGGAAVGPKLLALARAVGLPAYEGYGLSEAASVQTLNLPGADKPGSAGRPLPHAQLRIGAGGEVEVTGSLYLGYVGGPAMTDAWVATGDLASIDPDGFLHLQGRRKHVLITAFGRNVSPEWVETVLRDEPAVLQAVVFGEGEPQLWAVLWPVDPRADDAALDRAVAAANATLPDYARIGRWVRGAAPFDAASGFATANGRPRRDAIEQRHASSSQLSNQPT, encoded by the coding sequence ATGAACGTGGGTGCCGATCACTGGGCCCTCGAAGACGAGCGCGTGCGATGGACCGGCGCGCAGCTCGACGAAGCCATCGCCGCCTGCGCTGCGCAGTTGCAGGCGCGCAGCATCGAAGGGCGGCTCGCGACGCTGCTCGACAACTCGGCCGCGTGGGTCGTGCTCGACCGCGCCTGCGTGCGCACCGGGCTCGTGCACGTGCCGCTGCCGGCCTTCTTCACGCCTGAGCAGGTGCAGCATGCGCTCGTCACCGCGGGCGTGGGCACGCTCGTCACCGAAGTGGACGCGGAGGCCGCCGACACCTTCGCCGTGGCCGGCCGCCACCTGCGCCTTGCGCGCCACGCCGCAGCGGCGGTGCCGCTCCCGGCGGGCACCGCGAAGGTCACCTTCACGTCGGGCACCACCGGCGCGCCCAAGGGCGTGTGCCTGAGCGAAGCGGCCATGCAGCGTGTGGGCCTGGGCCTGGCCGAGCGCCTGCAGCCGCTTGGCATCACGCGCCACCTGTGTGCCTTGCCGCTGCCGGTGCTGCTGGAGAACATCGCTGGCGTGCTGGCGCCCTTCGCTGCCGGGGCCACCTGCATCGTGCGGCCGCTGCGCGAGCTGGGCCTCACCGGCTCGTCGAGCTTCGACCCCGCCGCCTTCGACCGCGCGGTGCGCCTGCACCAGCCGCACAGCCTGGTGCTGCTGCCGCAGATGCTGCGCGCCTGGGCCGGCTGGCTGCACGCCACGCGCCAGCGCGCACCGGAAGCGTTGCGCTTCGTGGCGGTGGGCGGCGCGGCCGTCGGCCCCAAGCTGCTGGCGCTGGCGCGCGCGGTGGGGCTGCCAGCCTACGAAGGCTACGGCCTCTCGGAAGCGGCCTCGGTGCAGACGCTCAACCTGCCCGGCGCCGACAAGCCCGGCAGCGCCGGCCGGCCGTTGCCGCACGCGCAACTGCGCATCGGCGCAGGCGGCGAGGTCGAGGTCACGGGCTCGCTGTATCTCGGCTACGTGGGTGGCCCGGCCATGACCGACGCGTGGGTGGCGACGGGCGACCTCGCCTCGATCGACCCCGACGGCTTCCTGCACCTGCAGGGCCGCCGCAAGCACGTGCTCATCACCGCCTTCGGCCGCAACGTGTCGCCCGAGTGGGTGGAGACGGTGCTGCGCGACGAGCCCGCCGTGCTGCAGGCGGTGGTCTTCGGCGAGGGCGAGCCGCAGCTCTGGGCCGTGCTGTGGCCGGTCGACCCGCGTGCCGACGACGCCGCGCTCGACCGCGCCGTGGCCGCTGCCAACGCCACGCTGCCCGACTACGCGCGCATCGGCCGCTGGGTGCGAGGCGCCGCGCCGTTCGATGCGGCCTCGGGTTTCGCCACCGCCAACGGTCGCCCGCGGCGCGATGCCATCGAGCAGCGCCACGCCTCTTCTTCACAGCTTTCGAACCAACCGACATGA
- a CDS encoding iron-containing redox enzyme family protein, with product MSFYERLAADTAAARNTLLAAPIIQGCLKAEVSLPSYLAFLTQAYHHVRHTVPLLEACRAALPPRLEWMRAAFDEYIAEEAGHDEWILDDIRAAGGDAEAVRHGEPGHATEVMVAYAYDAIARRHPLMFLGMVYVLEGTSVSLALAAADQIQQALGLPDNAFSYLRSHGTLDREHVDHYAMLVDGLDDETDRAAVVHAANAFFKLYGDVFRSLPMPRAEVVA from the coding sequence ATGAGCTTCTACGAACGACTCGCCGCCGACACGGCCGCTGCCCGCAACACCCTGCTGGCCGCACCCATCATCCAGGGCTGCCTGAAGGCCGAGGTGTCGCTGCCGAGCTACCTCGCCTTCCTCACCCAGGCCTATCACCACGTGCGGCACACCGTGCCGCTGCTCGAAGCCTGCCGCGCCGCGCTGCCGCCGCGCCTCGAGTGGATGCGCGCCGCCTTCGACGAATACATCGCCGAAGAGGCCGGCCACGACGAGTGGATCCTCGACGACATCCGCGCCGCCGGGGGCGATGCCGAAGCGGTGCGCCACGGCGAGCCGGGCCACGCGACCGAGGTGATGGTGGCCTATGCCTACGACGCCATCGCGCGCCGACACCCGCTGATGTTCCTCGGCATGGTCTACGTGCTCGAAGGCACGAGCGTGTCGCTTGCGCTCGCCGCGGCCGACCAGATCCAGCAGGCGCTCGGCCTGCCCGACAACGCCTTCAGCTACCTGCGCTCGCACGGCACGCTCGACCGCGAGCATGTGGACCACTACGCGATGCTCGTCGACGGCCTCGACGATGAAACCGACCGCGCCGCGGTGGTGCACGCCGCCAACGCCTTCTTCAAGCTCTACGGCGACGTGTTCCGCAGCCTGCCGATGCCGCGTGCCGAGGTGGTGGCATGA
- a CDS encoding SDR family oxidoreductase, which translates to MKAGEARVLLTGAAGGIGRAVAARLVRSGASVMLVGRSAARLASLARELAASVGADPTDEKRLAWRVADLTDPKALAQLAGDAAQWHCNVLVHGAGVPAFGPIAELEAAHLNTLVATNLIAPILLTQALLPHLRTRTKAQVICIGSALGRLGLPGFAAYSATKFGLRGFAEALRRELAGTPVRVQYLGPRSTQTNFNDARAEAYARDTGATLDTPERVADALLALLESERAERYVGFPEVIAVRLNGLASSWLDGAFRKHRDSLQPRNR; encoded by the coding sequence ATGAAGGCCGGCGAGGCGCGCGTGCTGCTCACGGGCGCTGCGGGCGGCATCGGCCGCGCCGTGGCCGCACGGCTCGTGCGCTCGGGCGCCTCGGTGATGCTGGTGGGGCGCTCGGCGGCACGGCTCGCGAGCCTCGCGCGTGAACTCGCCGCTTCGGTCGGGGCCGACCCCACCGACGAGAAGCGCCTCGCCTGGCGCGTGGCCGACCTCACCGACCCCAAGGCCCTCGCGCAGCTGGCCGGCGATGCCGCCCAGTGGCACTGCAACGTGCTCGTGCACGGCGCGGGCGTGCCCGCGTTTGGCCCCATCGCCGAGCTGGAGGCCGCGCACCTCAACACGCTCGTGGCGACCAACCTTATCGCGCCCATCCTGCTCACGCAGGCGCTGCTGCCCCACCTGCGCACGCGCACGAAGGCGCAGGTGATCTGCATCGGCTCGGCACTCGGCCGCCTCGGCCTGCCGGGCTTTGCCGCCTACAGTGCCACCAAGTTCGGCCTGCGTGGCTTTGCCGAGGCGCTGCGCCGCGAGCTGGCCGGCACGCCGGTGCGCGTGCAGTACCTCGGCCCGCGCAGCACGCAGACCAACTTCAACGACGCCCGCGCCGAGGCCTACGCGCGCGACACCGGCGCCACGCTCGACACGCCCGAACGTGTGGCCGACGCGCTGCTCGCACTGCTGGAAAGCGAGCGGGCCGAACGCTACGTGGGCTTCCCCGAAGTGATCGCGGTGCGCCTGAACGGCCTCGCGAGTTCGTGGCTCGACGGTGCGTTCCGCAAGCACCGCGACAGCCTTCAACCCCGCAACCGATAG
- a CDS encoding tetratricopeptide repeat protein: protein MDKLTFGAMGAFALCLLMTMAPTRAATAGPVEDGVAEIQREWAQIRYQRPPAERVRLFEDLAAKAHRLSEAQPQRSEPLVWEGIVVSSLAGEKGGLGALGLVKKAKSLYEDAIRIEGSVLEGSAYNSLGVLYYKVPGWPIGFGDKAKARELLQKALSISPNGIDANYFYGEYLVETGRRGDAVAYLERALAAPARPGRQVADEGRRAEARELLERARAH, encoded by the coding sequence ATGGACAAACTGACCTTCGGCGCCATGGGCGCCTTCGCCCTGTGCCTCCTGATGACGATGGCGCCCACGCGCGCCGCCACCGCCGGGCCGGTGGAAGACGGCGTGGCCGAGATCCAGCGCGAGTGGGCGCAGATCCGCTACCAGCGCCCGCCCGCCGAGCGGGTGCGCCTCTTCGAAGATCTGGCCGCGAAGGCACACCGCCTGAGCGAGGCGCAGCCGCAGCGCAGCGAGCCGCTGGTGTGGGAAGGCATCGTGGTCAGTTCGCTGGCCGGCGAGAAGGGCGGCCTCGGCGCGCTCGGCCTCGTGAAGAAGGCCAAGTCGCTCTACGAAGACGCGATCCGCATCGAAGGCAGCGTGCTCGAAGGCTCGGCCTACAACAGCCTGGGCGTCCTGTACTACAAGGTGCCTGGCTGGCCCATCGGCTTCGGCGACAAGGCCAAGGCGCGCGAGCTGCTGCAAAAGGCGCTCTCGATCAGCCCGAACGGCATCGACGCCAACTACTTCTACGGCGAGTACCTCGTCGAGACCGGCCGCCGCGGTGACGCCGTGGCCTACCTCGAGCGTGCACTGGCCGCACCCGCACGCCCTGGCCGCCAGGTGGCCGACGAAGGCCGCCGCGCCGAGGCCCGCGAACTGCTCGAACGCGCCCGTGCCCATTGA